One Trichoderma atroviride chromosome 7, complete sequence DNA segment encodes these proteins:
- a CDS encoding uncharacterized protein (EggNog:ENOG41~SECRETED:SignalP(1-17)): MILSTLVLLLLAEPSWQSPLKTQNKEKRALRPLSFTRNGTFQISIFEDLHFGENAWDTWGPQQDINSVVVINKILDRKSPDLVVLNGDLITGENTFLENSTVYVDQIVQPLVQRGLTWASTYGNHDHNFNISGEGILAREHLWPNARTTSMVPGPNAGVTNYYLPVYAAGCNEINCAPELLLWFFDSRGGVYFRELNSDGNQVGQPDWVDTSVVDWFQQTNQRFMSKYRRVIPSLAFVHIPTYASQALQVENGQTSVNPHYQPGVNDDYPVATQAQGWCPDGSDDGTCVYGGQDVPFMQAITSTPGLMAVFSGHDHGATWCYKWDSLVPGMTVEGTGVNLCFGQHSGYGGYGNWIRGSRQVQVDLRALRSASWEAETWIRLESGDVVGSVSLNATYGSDWYPATPDNMTYCPTCNYSIITPGPGSGALQKKVVEKKKLHIRHQL, translated from the exons ATGATATTATCGACTTTGgtattgctgttgttggcggAGCCGTCTTGGCAGAGCCCCTTGAAGACGCAGAATAAAGAAAAGCGTGCGTTGAGACCGCTTAGTTTTACCAGGAATGGGACTTTTCAGATATCCATCTTTGAGGATCTTCACTTTGGAGAGA ATGCGTGGGATACGTGGGGACCTCAGCAGGATATCAACTCGGTTGTGGTTATCAACAAGATCCTCGATCGCAAGTCTCCCGATCTTGTCGTCTTGAATGGCGATCTCATCACTGGAGAAAACACCTTTCTTGAGAATAGCACGGTGTATGTCGACCAGATTGTCCAGCCTCTTGTTCAACGGGGCCTGACTTGGGCGTCGACATATGGCAACCATGATCACAACTTCAACATATCCGGCGAGGGCATCTTGGCGCGAGAGCATCTCTGGCCGAATGCCCGCACCACCAGCATGGTCCCTGGCCCAAATGCTGGCGTTACCAACTACTACTTGCCGGTATATGCGGCGGGGTGCAATGAGATAAATTGCGCCCCTGAACTCTTGCTCTGGTTCTTTGATAGTCGCGGTGGCGTCTACTTTCGAGAGCTCAACTCTGACGGAAACCAGGTTGGCCAGCCAGACTGGGTTGATACCAGTGTTGTGGATTGGTTTCAGCAGACTAATCAACGATTCATGTCAAAGTATAGACGGGTCATTCCATCGCTGGCCTTTGTGCACATTCCCACATACGCTTCACAAGCTCTGCAGGTAGAGAATGGACAAACTAGTGTTAACCCACATTACCAGCCGGGTGTCAATGACGATTATCCAGTTGCTACTCAAGCACAGGGATGGTGCCCTGATGGGAGTGACGATGGGACGTGCGTATATGGCGGACAAGACGTCCCTTTTATGCAAGCCATTACTTCCACGCCCGGCTTGATGGCAGTGTTCTCAGGCCATGATCACGGCGCTACTTGGTGTTATAAATGGGACAGTCTGGTCCCAGGAATGACGGTTGAGGGTACAGGAGTCAACCTCTGCTTCGGACAGCATTCCGGATACGGAGGTTATGGCAACTGGATCCGCGGGTCACGACAGGTCCAAGTTGACCTGAGGGCTCTTCGCAGCGCCTCGTGGGAGGCAGAGACGTGGATCAGGCTGGAGAGCGGCGATGTTGTGGGCTCTGTGTCACTGAATGCGACTTATGGGAGTGACTGGTATCCTGCCACTCCAGACAATATGACTTATTGTCCGACTTGCAACTACTCCATCATTACTCCGGGGCCGGGATCAGGGGCCCTCCAGAAGAAGGtcgttgagaagaagaagctccacATACGCCACCAGCTTTGA